CGCACATCGGGTTTCCGGTGGCGGCTTCGGAAATGGCGTTTTCCGTCCGGGAAGGCATCTTTTCCAGCATCAACGTAGCCGATAACATCGCCATGGGATACAGCCACTTCTATGCGGAAGTGGTGAGGGTGAAGGATGCAGCCCTGGCAGCGGCTACCGGAGAACACCTGCTGCTGATGTTCGATGAATTGTTCAAAGGCACCAACGTAAAAGACGCCTTCGACGGCACCCTGGCCGTCACGAAAGGCTTCGCGGAGTATCAAAACTGCCTGTTTATCGTATCCACCCACATCATCGAAGTGGGCGAAGCGCTGAAAAAGCTGCAGAATGTACAGTTCAGGTTCATGCCCACCGTGCTGGAAGGGAATGTGCCGAAGTACACCTACTCCCTGCAGGAAGGCATCACAGAAGACCGGCAGGGTATGATGATCATCGAGA
Above is a genomic segment from Chitinophaga pollutisoli containing:
- a CDS encoding MutS-related protein, translating into MADKDIRRVLDSDIYKSMSTQTVSEYDFLLRSRFNAQMKDVLQFIAETDVYIAVSQVARERKFCYAQALEQEQNLFHASNLRHPGIPKAVGNDILMKAGSNVLFLTGANMAGKSTWMKSIGIAMYMAHIGFPVAASEMAFSVREGIFSSINVADNIAMGYSHFYAEVVRVKDAALAAATGEHLLLMFDELFKGTNVKDAFDGTLAVTKGFAEYQNCLFIVSTHIIEVGEALKKLQNVQFRFMPTVLEGNVPKYTYSLQEGITEDRQGMMIIENEGIIDLINNI